The Polyangium mundeleinium genome contains the following window.
ATGTAGAGCTCTTTTTCTTTCTGCACCCGCGGGTTCGTCGCGAGCACGTCCTCCACGCTCGTCGTCACGTCATCCTCGCCAAAGAGGATTTTTTCCTCCTTGGTCACCGTCACGACGAGCTTCGTGTCCTTGACGGGCGCCTCCGTCGCCTCGACCTGCGGCAATTCGACCCGCAGGCCCGACGCAAGCAGCGGCGCCGTCACCATGAACACCACGAGCAGGACCAGCATCACGTCGACGAGCGGCGTGACGTTGATATCGCCGAACCCTTTTCCCCTGCCTCGCCTCGATCCGCCGGTCGACATGCCCATGGCTCCTCCCTACCCTTGCGCGCCCGGCTTCGGCAGCGCCGCCGGCACCTCGGAGACGAGCGCCACCCAGCCCTGGCTCGCCGCCTCGATCGCCGACAAAAGCGCGTCGATCCGCTTGTTCAGCGCGTTGTACGCCACGACCGCCGGAATGGCCGCCGCGAGCCCGATCGCCGTCGCGATCAAAGCCTCGCCGATCGCCGGCGCCACGACCGGCAAGCTTGCGCTCTTCGCCTGCCCAATGCGCAAAAACGCATCCATGATCCCGTAGACCGTGCCAAACAACCCCACGAACGGCGCGGCGGCGGCGATCGTGGAGAGCGAGGCCATGAGCGATCCGGCCCGCTGCTCCTGATCCACGAGCGCGCGTTTCGCCACGGAATCGAGCAATTTCGGGCTCCCCGCGCGTTTTCCGAGCTCGAGCACGACCACGGCGCCCGGGGCGTCGGCATACCGGCTCGCGGCGGCGAACAGCGCGTCGGCCGACAAGGCCTGCTTCGCCTCTTGTTCGAAGCGCCGCTCCGCGCGGCTCAGCCGGCCGAGCTGAAGCGCCTTCAAGAATGCGATGATCCAGACCATGATCGCCGCGGCCACGAGCAGCCAGACCACGACGAACACGGGCCCGGACGAATGCAGGATGAGCGAGACCGGATCCAGGCGGATCGGCGCCGCGGCAGGTTCGATCGGCGTATCAAGCATGGTGGTTCGACCTCAGTCCGCGAGATACACGTCGACCTTGCGATCCTGGGCCCAGCCTTCGTCGTCGACCCCGATCGCCTCGATTTCCCCGCGCGACGACGTCTCCACGCGCGACTTTTCGAGCCCCTTCTTGCCCAGGAAGTCCGCCACGTTGCCGGCGCGCTTCTGGCCGAGGCCGAAGTTGTATTCAGTCTCCCCGCGCGGATCGGCGTGGCCCACGAGCTTCATTCCCTTGCCGGCGAGCGGGCCCGTCGTGAAGCAGCGGGCGAGCGCTTCGAGCGCCTTCGTGGCCTCCGGCTCGAGGTCGGACGAGTCGAACGCGAAACGCGCGCGCGGAATGTCGCCGCACGCCTTCACGATACGATCCTCGATGTGCACCGAACCGGCGGTGGGGGTCGTCTTGTCCTTCTTCACGGGCGCGGCTTGCGTGCTCGCGACCTGCGGCTGCGCTGCGGCCGCGGGGTTCGGCGCGGCGACCGCCGCGGCCGTGCTCGGCGTGGCGACGGGATCCGAACCACAACCGATCGACAGCGCGGCGAGCGTGGTGCCCAACAGGGTGATGACCGTGAGACGCGACATGATTCCTCCGGCAGGACGCCCCCCGGCGCCCTCGACCTCGCGCTTACCACGTCGCTCTGCTTCGGGCACAAATTTGGCGAAACCCGAGCCCTTGGTATACAGGCCATGATCGCAGCCCTCTTGACGTGAGGCGCGCCCAGGGCCTACGACTTCGGGGCTTCCCCGGAGGACCCCGACCATGCCGATTCCCCGCATCCTCGAAGGCCGCCTCACGCTCCCCGTGATCGGCGCGCCCATGTTCATCGTTTCGGGCCCCGAGCTCGTCATTGCCCAGTGCAAGGCCGGCGTGGTCGGGTCCTTCCCGGCGCTCAACGCGCGTCCGAAGGAGCAACTCGAGGCTTGGATCACACGGATCAAAACCGAGCTCGACGAATACCGCGCCCAAAACCCCGGCGCGCGCGTCGCGCCGTTCGCCGTCAATCAGATCGCGCACCGCTCGAATGACAGGCTCGAACACGACGTCGAGGTCTGCGTCCGCCACGAGGTGCCCATCATCATCACGAGCCTGCGCCCGCCGGCCGAGGTCGTGAAGGCCGTGCATTCGTACGGCGGCATCGTGCTCCACGACGTCATCAACGTGCGTCACGCCGAAAAGGCGCTCGAAGAGGGCGTCGACGGCCTCATCCTCGTCTGCGCGGGCGCGGGCGGCCACGCCGGCGCGCTCTCGCCCTTCGCGCTCGTCGCCGAGGTCCGCAAGTTCTATCAGGGCACGGTTTGCCTCGCCGGCGCCATCTCCACGGGCCGCGACGTCCTCACCGCGCAATCGATCGGCGCCGACCTCGCGTACGTCGGCACGCGCTTCATCGCCACCGAAGAAGCGAACGCGGTGCCCGGCTACAAGCAAATGCTCATCGACACGACGGCGAAGGACGTCGTGTATTCGTCCCTCTTCACCGGCATCCACGGCAATTACCTCAAGCCCTCGGTCGCGGCGGCCGGGCTCGACCCGGACAACCTGCCCGCGGCCGACAAATCCACCATGAATTTCGGCTCCGGCGGCAATACGGCCGCGAAGGCGTGGCGCGACATCTGGAGCGCGGGCCAGGGCGTCGGGAGCATCACGGACGCCCCGCGCGTGGAGACGCTCGTCCGCCGCATGCGGTCCGAGTACGACGCCGCGCGCGAGGACCTCGTCGCCCGGTCGAATACTTTCCGCGGATAGGTCTGTCTGGAAAACTTATTCAAGCGCGCGGCTTCGCCGCGACCGCGCGCTCGCCCTTGGAGAGCCCCTCGCGCGGAATCCCCATCCGCTCGCGCAGATCACCGAGCGGCATGTCGAGCAGCTCGTCGAGCGTCATCCCCTGCCGGTAGAGCGCCCTCGCCGGTTTGGCATCCTCATACGCTTGGAGCATGCGGCTCGGCGAGAGCACGAATCCCAGCGTCGCGGCCGACGCGTTCAGGAGATACACGATCCACGTCTCGCAGCCGCCCATGAGCTCCCATAGCGCGACTTCGCCCTCGCCGATGAAATTGGCCCCGTATCCCGTCGCCACGTGATGCAGATCGTGCAGCGCGATCGCCCAGCGCCGCGGTGGCGGGTTCGGGAGCGTCACCTTGAACCGCCCCCTAACAGCCTGTGGACTTATCCCGAAGGAGGCTCGACAGGAACTGGCGTCGATGGTAGTTTGTCCGCGTCATGTCGATGGGGCGAACACGTGAGAAGCAGGCGTCGCTCTGGGTGGCGGCGCCTTCGCTGCCGCGGTCGCCGGGGCACCGGTTCTACGAGAAGCTGAACGAGCTTCTTCGCGAGAACGGGTTTGACCGGGCCATGGAGGCGGCGTGCGCGAAGTATTTCGAGGCCGACGGGACGGCGGGGAGGCCATCGATCCCGCCTGGGCTTTACTTCCGGATGCTGCTGGTCGGCTACTTCGAGGGGATCGAGTCCGAGCGTGGGCTCGAGTGGCGCTGCTCGGACTCGCTGTCGCTGCGGGAATACCTCGGGCTGTTGCCCGGCGAAACGGTGCCCGACCATTCGACGCTTTCCAAGATGCGCAAGCGCCTCGGCAGTGAGGTTTTCGAGGGGATGTTCGCCTTCGTGCTCGGGGTCGTGAATCGCTCCGGGCTCCTCCATGGCAAAGTCATGGGCGTGGACTCGACGTATCTCCGCGCGGACGCCTCGATGAAGGCGATCGTGCGGCGCGAGACGGGCGAGGTGTACGCGGACTACATCAAGCGGCTGGCGAAGGAGGAAGGCATCGAGAATCCGACCATGGAGGATGCTCGGCGACTCGACCGCAAGCGCAAGGGAAAGAAGACGTCGAATACCGACTGGAAAAGCCCCACCGACGAAGATGCCCGCATCGCAAAGCTCAAGGATGGCCGCACGCGATTGGCCTACAAGACCGAGCATGTCGTCGACATGAGCACGGGCGTCGTGGTCGCCGCGGAGGTCTATTCAGCGAACGAGGCCGACCCAGCGACGATGGCGCAAAGCCTCGAGCAGGCGCGCACGAATGTCGAGCAGGCCAAGAGCAGCGAGGAGCGCGATTCGGACGACGATCCGCCTCCGGAGGGCGGCAGCAGCGACGCGGAGCCCGAGCGCACCGTGATCGAGGTCGTGGCGGACAAGGGGTATCACAAGGCCGAGCTGCTTCTATCGTTGAAGGTGTCCGGCTATCGCACGTACGTCCCGGAGAGGATCCAGTCCGTCCGCAGATGGGTGGACAAGGGCTGGGATATGCAGCAAACGTTTTACGGGAACCGAAACCGCGTGCGTCGTCCGAAGGGGCGCGCTCTTCAACGCAAACGTGGAGAGCTCATCGAACGAACATTCGCCCACGCATGCGAGACGGGCGGAATGAGGAGGGTGCGAGTGAGAGGCCGGGAGAACGTGAGAAAACGCTACCTGGCGCATATCGCCGCGCTCAATTTGGGGCTCGTGCTACGTCAAATACTCGGCGCAGGGACCCCGCGGGCCCTGGCCGCGGCCCGGAAGGGCTCCGCCCTTGCAGTTTTGGTGATATGGGCAGCCATGGTGGCCCTGGTACGGGGCACGCCGAGGCGGTTGGCACGATTTTCCCGGGCCACGTGGCGCGGGATGTACCCGCATCAAATGCAAGATGTTGGGGTCGCGATCGGGGGCGCGTAGATCCACGGGCTGTTAAAAATCATCAGCGAAAACGTCTCGGCCGCGTATTCATCCGTCGTGAACCCATTCTCCGCCAGGTACGCGTCACGCGCCGCGCGCACCGTCAGCGTGGGCGGCAGCGGGCGATCACGCGGAAAGAGCGGAGTCGGGGCGATGTCGTGCAGCGATTCTACAGTGGTCGTGGTCATCGTGATCTCCCCGGCCAGCGAGCGCCGGCCACGAGGAGACTATGGGGTCGCCCGATGCCGGACTCCACTCGCATTCAAAACCGAACGATTTCGACATGTTGAGCCCTGATCCACGATCGACCTTCAAGATTTCGTGCCGGCCGCGCGGGCCGCGGTCCGGTCGAGGAGCCCGAGGGTGAGATCGGCCATGTGGTCGAGCAAGCTCTCGTGTTCGAGCAGCTCCGGACGCTCGCGGGCCACGGCTTCGAGCGCGCCCCGGACGGCGCCGACGGTGAGGAGCGCCATCGCGTCGAGGTCCGCAGAAGGCAAATCCCCCTTGTGGATCTCCAAAAACCGCCTCGTCTCACGCGCGCTTTCGCGCACCGCTCCTTGGATCGCCGGCAAGAGGCCGAGCTCGGGGAGATACCGGATCATCCAGGCATAAAGCCGCGGCCGTTTCATCGGCAGGTCGAGCACGCGGGCGAGCACGAGCCGCGCGCCCTCCCCGAAGGGCAGACCCCGCGACGCGTCCACGGCTTTGCGGATGGCTTCGAGGTCCTCCTCGATCGCGCGCTCGATGAGCGCGCCGAAGAGCGCCTCCTTGCCCGGAAAATATTGATACAACGAGCCAATGCTCACGCCTGCGATGTGCGCGATCTGCTGCGTCGTCGCATTCGCCGGCCCCTCGGCGCCGATCGCCCGCGCGGTCGCCTCCAGAAGGGCCTCGACCGTCGAACGCGAGCGCTCCTGCCGGGGCGTCTTGCGGAACCGTTTGTCCCCGCTCATCCCAGGTAAAGCCGCGCCGAGGTACAGAACCTCGTGTGCGGATCGAATTCGAAGAGCCCCACGCCGCTCCGGCGCGCGCCGTGGGCCGTGAGCGTGCAACGGAAGGCCGTGAAGAACCCTGCGGAGATCGGGGCCTCGATCTCCAGCGAGGCGCCCGGGCCGAGCGCGTCGAAGACGCTCCGCGGCGAATGCCGCTTGCCCGGCTCGATCTCGATCCGCGTCTCGTCGTCCGCGAAGAGCCCCCGCAGCCCTGCGAGATCACGCTCTCGAATCGCGCGGGCGAACTCCTCCGCCGCCGCGTGCCCGCGCTCGAACATGCCCCGCCAGAGGCCTTCGAGGTACGTCGACACATTGGAAAAACCCTGGATCCGCAGCATACGCGCGGTGAGCCCCGTCATCGCGATCAGGCTCGTCGGCCCGCCCTTCACCGCGGACATCGTGACGCCGCGGAGCTCCCAGAACGCCCGCATGCGTTGCACCCGCAGCGCGCCGTCCACCTCGCCGAGCTCGTAGATCAGATACGCGGGCAGCGCCACGCGCGCACCGTTCGGCGTGCGCGTCGTGATGTTCACGTCCCGCACCACCGTGAGCCCTTGCACCACGTCCGCGAGCACCTCGAAGCGCACTTCGTTCGGGGCAATGTAGACGTCGTAAAAGCGCCCGAGCTCGTCGTCGCCGTCGCGCAGATCCGCGCCCTTCCGCGCGGGCGGGCCGCCGACCGGGTCCTCGACGACCGCGCCGTCCGCGAAGAGTCCCACCCAGCCTTCTTTGTCGTGCGCGGCGACGCGGTCGGGCGAGCGCTTCACGACCGCGTGCACATCGTCTCGGCTCCATTCCATGCGCCGCGTATACCACGAAACGGCCGAGCAAGGGCAGCGGGAAGGCGCTCGGCCGGCCGCGGCCGGCCTCCTCGGCAGCGCGGGGCTCGCGCGGCGCCCGCCCCGGCCTTATGCGTCTCGGTGGAGGGGAGGAGACGCGCATGGCGAAAGACGGCAATGGTCACGCGGCGGCGATGCGAAAGCTGAGGCGGCTCGTGAAGGGCATTCGCGTGGCGATGATGACCACGACCACCGGAGACGGCACCTTGCACAGCCGCCCGATGGCCACGTGCGAAGCGCTCGACGAGGACGGCGCGCTCTGGTTCTTCACGTCCTGCGAGACCGCGAAGGTGCACGAGATCAACGCCGATCACCACGTGAACATCGCATACTCCGATCCGGAGAACGATCGATATGTCTCTCTCACGGGCATGGCTCGGGTCGTCCGCGACCGGGAGAAAATGCAGAAGCTCTGGAGCCCGATGCTGCGCGTCTGGTTCCCGCGTGGTCTCGACGAGCCGGACATCGCCCTTTTGCGAGTCGAGGTCGACCGGGCGGAATACTGGGATCCCTCGGCGGGCCTGTTCTCCGCAATCGTCAGCCGCGTGCGCTCGGCCGTGACGGGCGCCCCGGGATTCCCCGCCAGGCACGGCCGGATCGACCTCCGGCATGGCGAGGAGCAGCCACGCGCGGCCTGATCAGCTCGATTTCCAGCAGACCCTCAAAAGACAGGGGCGAGGAGCTCGCCGAGCTCCTCCGACGCTTTGCGAAGGAGGGTCGGATACACGTCCCCGAACAGCTTTTCCGGAATGCCGATGGCGAGGTGCATCCTCTTCGTCGACGCATCGTAGTCATCGGGATGGAAATCCGCGGAGCGCCGTGTCGTCGTGACGAACGAAGGCGTCGTGCCCGCACCAGGAATCGCTGCGTTCATCTCCAGCCGGATTCGGACATCGTTGAAGACGAGTTTGTCTTCCTTGGATACGAACGGCTCGTCCCCCGACACGAGCGTCATCGAGACCACGAGCCGAGGCGTCTCCGGTGCCTC
Protein-coding sequences here:
- a CDS encoding OmpA family protein — encoded protein: MSRLTVITLLGTTLAALSIGCGSDPVATPSTAAAVAAPNPAAAAQPQVASTQAAPVKKDKTTPTAGSVHIEDRIVKACGDIPRARFAFDSSDLEPEATKALEALARCFTTGPLAGKGMKLVGHADPRGETEYNFGLGQKRAGNVADFLGKKGLEKSRVETSSRGEIEAIGVDDEGWAQDRKVDVYLAD
- a CDS encoding transposase produces the protein MGRTREKQASLWVAAPSLPRSPGHRFYEKLNELLRENGFDRAMEAACAKYFEADGTAGRPSIPPGLYFRMLLVGYFEGIESERGLEWRCSDSLSLREYLGLLPGETVPDHSTLSKMRKRLGSEVFEGMFAFVLGVVNRSGLLHGKVMGVDSTYLRADASMKAIVRRETGEVYADYIKRLAKEEGIENPTMEDARRLDRKRKGKKTSNTDWKSPTDEDARIAKLKDGRTRLAYKTEHVVDMSTGVVVAAEVYSANEADPATMAQSLEQARTNVEQAKSSEERDSDDDPPPEGGSSDAEPERTVIEVVADKGYHKAELLLSLKVSGYRTYVPERIQSVRRWVDKGWDMQQTFYGNRNRVRRPKGRALQRKRGELIERTFAHACETGGMRRVRVRGRENVRKRYLAHIAALNLGLVLRQILGAGTPRALAAARKGSALAVLVIWAAMVALVRGTPRRLARFSRATWRGMYPHQMQDVGVAIGGA
- a CDS encoding pyridoxamine 5'-phosphate oxidase family protein, which gives rise to MAKDGNGHAAAMRKLRRLVKGIRVAMMTTTTGDGTLHSRPMATCEALDEDGALWFFTSCETAKVHEINADHHVNIAYSDPENDRYVSLTGMARVVRDREKMQKLWSPMLRVWFPRGLDEPDIALLRVEVDRAEYWDPSAGLFSAIVSRVRSAVTGAPGFPARHGRIDLRHGEEQPRAA
- a CDS encoding nuclear transport factor 2 family protein, giving the protein MEWSRDDVHAVVKRSPDRVAAHDKEGWVGLFADGAVVEDPVGGPPARKGADLRDGDDELGRFYDVYIAPNEVRFEVLADVVQGLTVVRDVNITTRTPNGARVALPAYLIYELGEVDGALRVQRMRAFWELRGVTMSAVKGGPTSLIAMTGLTARMLRIQGFSNVSTYLEGLWRGMFERGHAAAEEFARAIRERDLAGLRGLFADDETRIEIEPGKRHSPRSVFDALGPGASLEIEAPISAGFFTAFRCTLTAHGARRSGVGLFEFDPHTRFCTSARLYLG
- a CDS encoding biopolymer transporter ExbD, which translates into the protein MGMSTGGSRRGRGKGFGDINVTPLVDVMLVLLVVFMVTAPLLASGLRVELPQVEATEAPVKDTKLVVTVTKEEKILFGEDDVTTSVEDVLATNPRVQKEKELYIRADKDARYAAVARVVAAARSAGVLGLNLLVEPEPDEAREAVR
- a CDS encoding MotA/TolQ/ExbB proton channel family protein, encoding MLDTPIEPAAAPIRLDPVSLILHSSGPVFVVVWLLVAAAIMVWIIAFLKALQLGRLSRAERRFEQEAKQALSADALFAAASRYADAPGAVVVLELGKRAGSPKLLDSVAKRALVDQEQRAGSLMASLSTIAAAAPFVGLFGTVYGIMDAFLRIGQAKSASLPVVAPAIGEALIATAIGLAAAIPAVVAYNALNKRIDALLSAIEAASQGWVALVSEVPAALPKPGAQG
- a CDS encoding TetR/AcrR family transcriptional regulator, with product MSGDKRFRKTPRQERSRSTVEALLEATARAIGAEGPANATTQQIAHIAGVSIGSLYQYFPGKEALFGALIERAIEEDLEAIRKAVDASRGLPFGEGARLVLARVLDLPMKRPRLYAWMIRYLPELGLLPAIQGAVRESARETRRFLEIHKGDLPSADLDAMALLTVGAVRGALEAVARERPELLEHESLLDHMADLTLGLLDRTAARAAGTKS
- a CDS encoding NAD(P)H-dependent flavin oxidoreductase, whose amino-acid sequence is MPIPRILEGRLTLPVIGAPMFIVSGPELVIAQCKAGVVGSFPALNARPKEQLEAWITRIKTELDEYRAQNPGARVAPFAVNQIAHRSNDRLEHDVEVCVRHEVPIIITSLRPPAEVVKAVHSYGGIVLHDVINVRHAEKALEEGVDGLILVCAGAGGHAGALSPFALVAEVRKFYQGTVCLAGAISTGRDVLTAQSIGADLAYVGTRFIATEEANAVPGYKQMLIDTTAKDVVYSSLFTGIHGNYLKPSVAAAGLDPDNLPAADKSTMNFGSGGNTAAKAWRDIWSAGQGVGSITDAPRVETLVRRMRSEYDAAREDLVARSNTFRG